Proteins co-encoded in one Bremerella sp. TYQ1 genomic window:
- a CDS encoding DUF1559 domain-containing protein translates to MHRRRGFTLVELLVVIAIIGVLIALLLPAVQQAREAARRMSCSNNMKQTGLALHNYHDTFNVMPPQSAKGGHSANWWVFLLPFCEQGSAYNQLQMNGGGFWMGSTSAAAINNKDVLDGFAPDYMVCPSSPMPTFLTKANSNGDTEQIEPSYVAILGSNNHPSVDNSTNGGNSPISGGGMIVRVRALNMSACTDGTSNTIIVGEQGDYVVDSSGQKYDTRASHNDGGWQGTNGLQEVKGDGSVVDPANRCWNETTIIGGLGVRIYDGTTMGTNRCNTPIISAHPGGVMALGLDGHVNFITETIDVPTWKNMVDRDDGNVINMP, encoded by the coding sequence ATGCACAGAAGAAGAGGGTTTACGTTAGTCGAATTGCTGGTGGTGATCGCCATCATCGGCGTATTGATCGCATTGTTGTTGCCGGCCGTGCAACAAGCGCGTGAAGCTGCGCGACGTATGAGCTGCTCAAACAACATGAAGCAAACCGGCTTGGCGCTTCACAACTATCACGACACCTTTAATGTGATGCCTCCACAGTCCGCAAAAGGTGGTCATAGCGCGAACTGGTGGGTCTTTCTGCTTCCGTTTTGCGAGCAAGGCAGCGCCTACAATCAGTTGCAAATGAACGGCGGCGGTTTTTGGATGGGATCGACGTCAGCTGCAGCGATCAACAATAAAGATGTGCTCGACGGATTCGCTCCCGACTACATGGTTTGTCCATCATCGCCGATGCCCACGTTTCTCACGAAGGCAAACTCAAATGGCGATACAGAGCAGATCGAGCCTTCCTACGTTGCCATTCTGGGATCGAACAATCATCCTTCGGTCGACAACTCGACCAACGGTGGTAATTCGCCAATTTCTGGCGGAGGAATGATCGTTCGCGTTCGAGCACTAAACATGTCCGCATGTACTGACGGTACCTCGAACACGATCATAGTTGGTGAACAAGGAGATTACGTTGTTGATTCGTCGGGTCAAAAGTACGATACCCGTGCATCGCACAACGATGGCGGTTGGCAAGGCACCAACGGTCTGCAGGAGGTGAAAGGCGATGGGAGCGTTGTCGATCCGGCGAATCGCTGCTGGAACGAAACGACCATCATCGGCGGTCTTGGCGTCCGTATCTACGATGGTACTACGATGGGAACCAACCGCTGTAACACGCCCATTATCTCGGCCCATCCAGGTGGCGTGATGGCGTTGGGACTCGATGGCCATGTGAACTTCATAACCGAAACGATCGATGTTCCGACTTGGAAGAACATGGTCGATCGTGACGACGGCAACGTGATTAACATGCCGTAG
- the cimA gene encoding citramalate synthase, which yields MKKIEIYDTTLRDGAQGEGVSFSLQDKLAITERLDEIGVDFIEGGYPLSNEKDAEYFRRAQDLDLKHVKVCAFGMTRRKGMAAKDDPGMQALLNSGAPVVTIVGKTHDFHVTDVLRVTLEENLSMIEDSIGLMITEGREAIYDAEHFFDGWKANPEYAAQTIRAAAKAGARMVVLCDTNGGSLPEEVAELTKAAIEALSEFGVPVGIHTHNDGDLAVANALAAVDAGATQIQGTINGFGERCGNADLISCVANLALKKKGYEVLGGDGLEHLTELSRFVYDTANVNRRNNQAFVGQSAFAHKGGMHVHAVNRAASSYEHISPEAVGNERRVLVSELSGRSNIVALTTKMNIEQDREVMDKILSRVVDLENKGFQFEAAEASFELLVRKTLGTFTSHFTTLKYHVEVQDVVQHQDLELTTEATVKLDVAETIKHEVGEGDGPIDALSAALRKALLDTYPNLSQMKLVDYKVRVVNSEAGTAARTRVQIECSDEHDVWGTIGVSENIIQASWNALVDAVEYKLHKDEAARETSSTSQVAATN from the coding sequence ATGAAGAAGATCGAAATCTACGACACGACGTTACGTGACGGTGCCCAGGGAGAAGGCGTCAGCTTTTCTCTTCAGGACAAACTTGCAATCACGGAGCGTCTCGACGAGATCGGTGTCGATTTCATCGAAGGGGGTTATCCACTTTCTAATGAGAAAGATGCCGAATACTTCCGGCGTGCCCAGGACTTAGACCTGAAGCATGTGAAGGTGTGTGCCTTTGGAATGACGCGCCGCAAAGGGATGGCTGCCAAAGACGACCCCGGCATGCAGGCCTTGCTTAACTCCGGCGCGCCAGTGGTTACTATCGTCGGCAAGACGCACGACTTTCATGTCACCGACGTTTTGAGGGTAACGTTGGAAGAAAACCTTTCCATGATCGAAGACTCGATAGGTCTGATGATCACCGAAGGACGCGAGGCGATCTACGACGCGGAACACTTCTTCGACGGCTGGAAAGCGAATCCTGAGTACGCTGCCCAAACGATTCGCGCCGCCGCAAAGGCCGGAGCTCGCATGGTCGTGCTGTGCGATACCAATGGTGGAAGTCTCCCTGAAGAAGTCGCCGAGCTGACGAAAGCGGCAATCGAAGCCCTCAGCGAGTTTGGTGTGCCGGTCGGTATCCATACTCATAACGATGGCGACTTAGCCGTAGCGAATGCTCTAGCCGCCGTCGATGCCGGTGCAACGCAAATTCAAGGAACGATCAACGGCTTCGGCGAACGCTGTGGCAATGCCGACCTGATCTCCTGCGTGGCCAACCTAGCGTTGAAGAAAAAGGGGTACGAAGTCCTTGGCGGCGACGGGTTAGAGCACCTGACCGAGCTGTCGCGGTTTGTTTACGACACCGCTAACGTCAATCGTCGCAATAACCAGGCTTTTGTCGGGCAAAGTGCGTTCGCCCACAAAGGTGGCATGCATGTCCACGCGGTCAATCGTGCGGCATCCAGCTATGAACATATCTCGCCGGAAGCAGTCGGCAACGAACGCCGAGTCCTGGTCAGCGAGCTATCGGGTCGCTCGAACATCGTGGCATTGACCACCAAGATGAACATCGAGCAAGATCGCGAGGTGATGGACAAAATCCTCTCGCGAGTCGTCGACTTGGAAAACAAGGGCTTCCAATTTGAAGCGGCCGAAGCGTCGTTTGAACTGCTGGTCCGCAAGACGCTCGGCACGTTCACTTCGCACTTTACAACGCTGAAGTATCACGTTGAAGTCCAAGATGTCGTGCAGCATCAAGACTTGGAGCTCACGACCGAAGCGACCGTCAAGCTGGACGTAGCTGAGACCATCAAGCATGAAGTGGGCGAAGGGGATGGCCCTATCGACGCTTTAAGTGCCGCGCTGCGTAAGGCCTTGTTGGATACCTATCCGAACCTCAGCCAAATGAAGCTGGTCGACTACAAAGTGCGTGTCGTCAACAGTGAAGCGGGAACCGCCGCACGAACTCGCGTGCAGATCGAATGCAGCGACGAGCATGACGTATGGGGGACGATCGGCGTTAGCGAGAACATCATCCAGGCCAGCTGGAATGCGTTAGTCGACGCGGTCGAATACAAGTTGCACAAGGACGAAGCGGCCCGCGAAACTTCCAGCACTTCCCAGGTCGCCGCAACTAACTAG
- a CDS encoding DNA translocase FtsK, which produces MFEERSIQRDLFAIGLSALTIFLALSLLSYRADDAIGELPAPFSGIYQPDQVAYPQPNQVSNLCGGIGALAADFLLVTLGIGAYFAVVSMAAFDVILLLRKEITSPAARLIGWLMTLTGITTLVTIIIPGASPGPISSSGGRLGLVGQQFLSEHFATTGSVILCLAVTACGLLLCTEYELVRLTVWSFLKAKEKTQAGAAAWKSRRERLKEERKAKLLAEFGLDGEEEEYEYEEEGEYDEKGVRIKIGGRQLKTDVDEEIPFEDGEEVFDEEAAADEEIEEEEDTEEEIDEEVEEEIEEEEADEEVPITRVDKAQESALSVKNRNSKKQKQEEDRKNVMSELDSAANGRANPKNYELPPIELLIESDDFSFEEQEKEVRKKAKVLEKTFLNFGFNVKVVEIETGPVIAQYEVELEAGLRLSKITGLADDLAIALRVPSVRIVAPIPGKNTVGIEVPNDERQMVRLREVMEEASGRMNKMKVPIFLGKDVSGNSLAVDLAAMPHLLIAGRTGTGKSVCLNALITSILMTRRPDEVRMLMIDPKMVELSCYRTLPHLMHPVVTDMKKAEAILAWAVEKMEERYQLLAQVGVRHLSAFNALGEEEIWDRMGAEDEGERNNVATHLPYIVIVADEIADMMMTAGKEVEQHIIRLAQKSRAVGIHLILATQKPTVDVITGLIKSNLPARISFQVASRTDSRVVLDEMGADKLLGNGDMLFLWPGTSTLMRGQGTYLSDEEINRVVEFVSTGEQDFVKELVQLKVEDGATADPAKMKKRDDLYEQAVDVIVAEQRGSVSLLQRALGVGYGRGARLIDFMAEDGIVGPYNGSQAREVVISPEEWELMKSGQTVDSTATVTEEEEAPAPKAKRSNKIRPHVVEDEEEEEEADEEAEYEEEEVEEYEDGEEYEDEEEAEYEEEDAEYEEEEYEEEYEEEEDDEEEYYEESA; this is translated from the coding sequence ATGTTCGAAGAACGAAGCATCCAGCGAGATCTGTTCGCCATTGGATTGTCTGCATTGACAATCTTCTTGGCGTTGTCGCTGCTGTCGTATCGTGCTGACGACGCGATCGGCGAGCTGCCTGCCCCTTTCTCGGGGATCTATCAGCCTGATCAGGTCGCCTATCCGCAGCCGAACCAAGTAAGCAATCTGTGTGGCGGTATCGGAGCGTTGGCGGCCGACTTCCTTTTGGTAACGCTCGGGATCGGAGCCTACTTTGCTGTCGTTAGCATGGCGGCGTTCGACGTCATTCTGTTGTTGCGAAAAGAAATCACGTCGCCGGCCGCACGGCTCATCGGTTGGTTGATGACGCTGACAGGCATTACCACGTTGGTCACCATTATTATCCCCGGAGCTTCGCCAGGCCCGATCAGCAGTTCTGGGGGAAGACTGGGACTTGTCGGCCAGCAGTTCCTTAGCGAACACTTCGCGACGACGGGGTCGGTTATCCTTTGCCTGGCTGTTACTGCGTGCGGGCTGCTGCTATGCACAGAATACGAATTGGTCCGGCTAACGGTGTGGAGTTTCCTGAAAGCGAAAGAAAAAACCCAAGCCGGCGCGGCTGCCTGGAAGAGTCGTCGGGAACGATTGAAGGAAGAACGCAAAGCGAAGCTGTTGGCCGAATTTGGTCTTGATGGCGAGGAAGAAGAATACGAATACGAAGAAGAGGGTGAGTACGACGAGAAGGGCGTGCGGATCAAAATTGGCGGACGCCAGCTGAAGACCGACGTCGACGAAGAAATTCCATTCGAGGATGGCGAAGAGGTCTTCGACGAAGAAGCGGCCGCCGACGAAGAGATCGAGGAAGAGGAAGACACCGAAGAAGAGATCGACGAAGAAGTCGAAGAGGAGATCGAGGAAGAAGAAGCGGACGAGGAAGTTCCGATTACCCGCGTCGATAAGGCTCAGGAATCGGCGCTATCGGTTAAGAACCGCAACAGCAAAAAACAGAAGCAGGAAGAAGATCGCAAAAACGTCATGAGCGAGCTCGACAGTGCCGCCAATGGCCGTGCGAATCCGAAAAACTACGAGCTTCCGCCGATCGAATTGTTGATTGAAAGCGATGACTTCAGCTTCGAAGAGCAAGAGAAAGAAGTTCGCAAGAAGGCGAAAGTTCTCGAGAAGACATTCCTCAACTTTGGCTTCAACGTGAAGGTGGTCGAGATCGAAACCGGTCCGGTCATTGCCCAGTACGAAGTCGAACTGGAAGCAGGCTTGCGTCTTTCCAAGATCACCGGGCTCGCCGATGACTTGGCGATTGCCCTGCGTGTTCCGAGCGTTCGTATTGTCGCGCCGATTCCTGGGAAGAACACTGTTGGGATCGAAGTGCCCAACGACGAGCGGCAGATGGTCCGCCTGCGCGAGGTAATGGAAGAAGCCAGCGGCCGCATGAACAAGATGAAAGTCCCCATCTTCCTAGGTAAGGATGTGTCGGGGAACTCGTTGGCGGTCGATCTCGCAGCGATGCCTCACCTTCTGATCGCCGGTCGAACAGGTACCGGTAAGTCGGTCTGTTTGAACGCGCTGATCACCTCCATCCTCATGACGCGTCGCCCTGATGAAGTGCGAATGCTGATGATCGACCCGAAGATGGTCGAATTGTCTTGCTATCGTACATTACCGCACTTGATGCACCCGGTGGTGACCGACATGAAGAAAGCCGAAGCCATCTTGGCTTGGGCGGTCGAGAAAATGGAAGAGCGTTACCAGCTTCTGGCCCAAGTAGGCGTGCGACATCTGAGCGCGTTCAATGCGTTGGGTGAAGAGGAAATTTGGGACCGCATGGGTGCTGAAGACGAAGGGGAACGCAACAACGTCGCGACCCATCTGCCGTACATCGTGATTGTGGCAGACGAAATCGCCGACATGATGATGACTGCCGGCAAAGAGGTGGAGCAGCACATCATTCGTCTCGCTCAGAAATCGCGTGCGGTGGGTATTCACCTGATTCTCGCCACGCAGAAGCCAACTGTGGACGTGATCACCGGTTTGATCAAATCGAACTTGCCGGCGCGTATTTCCTTCCAAGTGGCCAGCCGTACTGACAGCCGCGTTGTGCTCGATGAAATGGGTGCTGATAAACTGCTGGGTAACGGTGACATGCTGTTCCTGTGGCCAGGAACGTCGACGCTGATGCGTGGCCAAGGTACGTATCTGTCGGACGAGGAGATCAACCGTGTCGTCGAATTTGTCAGCACCGGCGAGCAAGACTTCGTTAAAGAACTCGTTCAGCTGAAAGTCGAAGATGGAGCAACGGCCGACCCTGCGAAGATGAAGAAGCGGGACGATCTGTACGAGCAAGCAGTGGATGTCATTGTCGCCGAACAGCGGGGAAGCGTGTCGCTACTGCAGCGAGCCCTAGGCGTCGGTTATGGCCGCGGAGCACGATTGATCGACTTCATGGCAGAAGATGGCATTGTGGGTCCGTACAATGGATCGCAGGCCCGGGAAGTGGTTATTTCTCCGGAAGAATGGGAACTGATGAAGTCTGGTCAAACGGTCGATAGCACCGCGACAGTGACCGAGGAAGAAGAGGCACCAGCCCCGAAGGCGAAACGCTCGAACAAGATTCGTCCGCATGTGGTCGAGGACGAGGAGGAAGAAGAGGAAGCAGACGAAGAGGCGGAATACGAAGAGGAAGAAGTCGAGGAATACGAAGACGGCGAAGAGTACGAAGACGAGGAAGAAGCGGAGTACGAAGAAGAAGACGCCGAGTACGAGGAAGAAGAATACGAAGAGGAGTATGAGGAAGAGGAAGACGACGAAGAAGAGTACTACGAAGAAAGCGCCTAG
- a CDS encoding valine--tRNA ligase, producing the protein MVAFSAQDIPNRFDFSISPKIYEYWESQGFFHSEPDPNREPFTIVIPPPNVTGALHLGHALNNTLQDVLIRYKRLKGFNTLWMPGTDHAGIATQAVVEKRIFEAEKKSRHDLGREELVKRIWDWKDQYEARILGQLKRLGSSCDWDRTRFTLDDTCARAVRRTFYDLFAKQWIYKGKRLVNWDTFLQTAVSDDEVFHETTDGSFWHFKYPVIDPKPGEPKFVTIATTRPETMLGDTAVAVHPDPEKALSTIETELQEKLKEASGKDKPAIQEQLDQIAERREAMLPQLIKLRDMALDGRKLMLPLVDREIPLVADQWAKPELGSGCVKITPAHDPNDYEVGRRQDLPMINILNSNGTMNETTGEYVGLTIPKARKAVVDDLEKLSLLEKIEDRKIELAYSDRSKTPIEPYLADQWFIKMDQLAQSAMDAVKDGRVKIFPQRYANGYLDWLSEKRDWPVSRQLWWGHQIPIWSQECAYKDDHDKLVAQLEADPDIQSGKANFQIERDEELEAAEKIGTIQGAARVTMPYAQVHVCIAEENAQLAQKYEAMGFVREEDVLDTWFSSALWPHSTLGWPEKTPELEYFYPTSTLITSRDIITLWVARMVLAGINNMGEVPFREVFIHPTILDGLGERMSKSKGNGVDPLDVIEKFGADSLRFGLAYLTTETQDVRMPVQFECPHCNALIDQTKKNRQLPRVECKKCNEPFSTQWAEKAEDKALPRGAVVSERFELGRNFCNKLWNAARFTMMNLEGYTPGTVSTDEMQLEDRWILSRLYTVSQEVTRCYESYGYADAARATYDFAWDEFCSFYVEILKERFQDEKQRPAAQRVITYVLDAMLRLLHPIIPFITEEIWQTLGKIAPQRGIEELTDATESIMLSNWPEIDPKWEDQSIERQFAVFQETLGSLREIRSRQNIAPKDTIEFVIRCDEPTAKLLETMSPYFLSMANAKSCGLGKDVAVPETNATITVGDMEIFVDLNDFIDVEAEIERNEKQEQKLQQLVTSKEKKLGNESFVSRAPADIVARERESLDQAKQELERTQAALAKLRESASK; encoded by the coding sequence CTGGTGGCGTTTTCCGCTCAGGACATTCCCAATCGTTTCGATTTTTCGATCTCGCCCAAAATCTACGAATACTGGGAATCGCAGGGATTCTTCCATAGCGAGCCAGATCCGAATCGCGAACCGTTCACGATTGTCATTCCACCACCCAACGTGACGGGGGCCCTGCATCTGGGGCATGCTCTGAACAACACGCTGCAAGACGTGTTGATTCGCTACAAGCGACTGAAGGGCTTCAATACGTTGTGGATGCCTGGCACCGACCACGCTGGGATCGCAACCCAGGCCGTCGTCGAAAAGCGTATCTTCGAAGCGGAAAAGAAAAGCCGTCACGATCTCGGCCGGGAAGAACTCGTCAAACGCATCTGGGATTGGAAAGATCAATACGAGGCCCGCATTCTTGGGCAGCTAAAGCGTCTCGGCAGCAGCTGCGACTGGGATCGAACGCGGTTCACGCTCGACGACACCTGTGCTCGGGCCGTGCGTCGGACCTTCTACGATTTGTTCGCTAAGCAGTGGATCTACAAAGGAAAACGCCTGGTCAACTGGGACACGTTCCTGCAGACGGCGGTGAGCGACGATGAAGTGTTTCACGAAACGACCGACGGTAGTTTTTGGCACTTCAAATACCCAGTCATCGATCCAAAGCCAGGTGAGCCGAAGTTCGTGACCATCGCCACAACGCGTCCTGAAACGATGCTTGGGGATACGGCCGTCGCAGTGCATCCTGATCCTGAAAAAGCACTGAGCACGATCGAGACGGAATTGCAAGAGAAGCTCAAAGAAGCTTCCGGCAAAGACAAGCCTGCCATTCAAGAGCAGCTGGACCAAATTGCCGAACGTCGCGAGGCAATGTTGCCACAGTTGATCAAGCTGCGCGACATGGCGCTCGACGGTCGCAAGCTGATGCTGCCGTTGGTCGATCGCGAGATCCCGCTGGTGGCTGATCAATGGGCTAAGCCTGAACTTGGTTCCGGTTGCGTGAAGATTACGCCTGCCCACGACCCGAACGACTATGAAGTGGGACGTCGGCAAGATCTGCCGATGATCAACATCCTCAACTCGAACGGGACCATGAATGAAACGACCGGCGAGTATGTCGGACTGACCATTCCCAAGGCTCGTAAAGCGGTCGTGGACGATCTCGAGAAGCTGAGCTTGCTCGAAAAGATCGAAGACCGCAAGATCGAGCTGGCCTACTCGGATCGTAGTAAGACGCCGATCGAGCCGTATCTGGCCGATCAGTGGTTCATCAAGATGGACCAGTTGGCTCAAAGCGCGATGGACGCGGTGAAGGATGGCCGCGTGAAGATCTTCCCCCAGCGATACGCCAACGGCTACCTCGACTGGCTGAGCGAAAAACGAGATTGGCCGGTCAGCCGTCAGCTTTGGTGGGGACATCAGATTCCGATTTGGTCGCAGGAATGTGCCTACAAGGATGACCACGACAAGCTGGTCGCCCAGTTGGAAGCGGATCCCGACATTCAAAGCGGCAAAGCCAACTTCCAGATCGAACGTGACGAAGAGTTAGAAGCGGCCGAAAAGATCGGCACAATCCAAGGCGCCGCTCGCGTGACGATGCCGTACGCTCAAGTTCACGTCTGCATCGCGGAGGAGAATGCCCAACTGGCCCAGAAGTACGAAGCGATGGGCTTTGTGCGAGAGGAAGACGTGCTCGATACCTGGTTCAGCTCTGCGTTGTGGCCACACTCGACACTGGGTTGGCCGGAAAAGACACCGGAGCTGGAGTACTTCTATCCGACCAGCACGCTGATCACCAGTCGCGATATTATCACACTGTGGGTTGCCCGAATGGTGCTTGCTGGCATCAACAACATGGGCGAAGTGCCGTTCCGCGAAGTGTTTATCCACCCGACCATCCTTGATGGCCTCGGCGAACGAATGAGCAAGTCGAAGGGGAATGGTGTCGACCCGCTCGACGTGATCGAAAAGTTCGGTGCTGACTCGCTTCGATTCGGTTTGGCTTACCTGACCACCGAAACGCAAGACGTGCGGATGCCGGTGCAGTTCGAGTGCCCTCACTGCAACGCCCTGATCGATCAAACGAAGAAGAATCGTCAGCTACCGCGTGTCGAATGTAAGAAGTGTAACGAGCCGTTCAGCACGCAGTGGGCCGAGAAGGCGGAAGACAAAGCGTTGCCACGTGGAGCCGTTGTCAGCGAACGGTTCGAGCTAGGTCGTAACTTCTGCAATAAGTTGTGGAACGCGGCCCGCTTCACGATGATGAACCTCGAAGGCTACACGCCGGGGACCGTTTCAACCGACGAGATGCAGCTGGAAGATCGCTGGATCTTGTCGCGGCTTTATACGGTCAGCCAGGAAGTGACCCGGTGCTACGAAAGCTACGGCTATGCCGATGCGGCTCGAGCCACGTACGACTTCGCCTGGGACGAGTTCTGCAGCTTCTATGTCGAAATCCTCAAAGAACGTTTCCAGGACGAGAAGCAGCGACCTGCCGCACAGCGTGTGATCACGTACGTGCTTGATGCAATGCTGCGTTTGTTGCACCCGATCATTCCCTTTATCACGGAAGAGATCTGGCAAACGCTCGGCAAGATTGCTCCGCAACGTGGTATTGAAGAGCTGACCGACGCGACCGAAAGCATCATGCTTTCCAACTGGCCAGAAATCGATCCGAAGTGGGAAGACCAATCAATCGAACGTCAATTCGCCGTGTTCCAGGAAACGCTCGGTAGCCTTCGCGAGATTCGCAGCCGTCAGAACATTGCACCGAAAGACACGATTGAATTTGTGATTCGCTGCGACGAGCCGACTGCCAAGCTGCTGGAAACGATGTCTCCTTACTTCCTTTCGATGGCGAACGCTAAAAGCTGCGGCTTGGGCAAGGATGTCGCTGTTCCAGAAACGAATGCGACGATCACCGTGGGTGACATGGAGATCTTCGTCGACTTGAATGACTTCATCGACGTTGAAGCGGAAATCGAGCGGAACGAAAAGCAGGAGCAGAAGCTGCAGCAATTGGTGACCAGCAAGGAAAAGAAGCTGGGCAACGAGAGCTTCGTCAGCCGAGCTCCGGCCGACATCGTGGCACGCGAACGCGAAAGCCTCGATCAGGCGAAGCAAGAGCTCGAACGAACGCAAGCGGCTCTTGCCAAGCTACGAGAATCCGCCTCGAAGTAA
- a CDS encoding carboxypeptidase-like regulatory domain-containing protein, whose translation MKFYTCLLTVAVLGIGLAGCNQDKTLGTIHGNVTYDGDPVKEGTISFRGVENGVSVSDELDSEGKFEITAAGGIAPGTYQVFIVPPEVEVSIGENVAPILKPKDMKDLPKEYRSIRTTPLKADITTGENEVSFELKK comes from the coding sequence ATGAAGTTCTACACGTGTTTGTTGACTGTCGCTGTCCTGGGAATAGGACTTGCCGGGTGCAATCAGGATAAAACCTTAGGTACGATCCACGGAAACGTTACTTACGACGGCGATCCGGTAAAGGAGGGAACCATTTCCTTTCGAGGTGTTGAAAATGGGGTAAGTGTCAGCGATGAGCTCGACAGCGAAGGCAAGTTCGAGATCACCGCGGCCGGAGGAATTGCTCCAGGCACTTATCAGGTCTTTATTGTTCCACCTGAGGTGGAAGTTTCGATCGGTGAGAACGTCGCTCCGATTCTAAAGCCGAAAGATATGAAAGACTTGCCCAAGGAGTATCGAAGTATCCGCACGACACCACTTAAGGCGGACATTACCACTGGGGAAAACGAAGTGAGCTTCGAGTTAAAGAAGTAA
- a CDS encoding DUF1559 domain-containing protein, whose protein sequence is MHFSYQSLCAPGAHVKASRRRNAFTLVELLVVIAIIGVLIALLLPAVQQAREAARRMQCSNNLKQIGLSLHNYHDTYQTFPSGFMHDSTTNTHWSWGALLLPFMEQSAMHQQIGVTKQRLSNCVANSDCLALIKTPIDGYRCPSDTMPDLNPWPTYGSNSENIATSNYIGSEGMVHISGAEKSHGMFHGNSGIKMRDVIDGTSNTIFVGERDGADTDGLTSGRNARRGGVWAGTMNSTRKWPRGVMDVLASFAQPMNRPTVAGADHNAKGFGSLHPGGSQFLLVDGSVRFLPETIEYRTSDFYWDNPDPTHYDVNNLGVYQLLGVRNDGRPVELP, encoded by the coding sequence ATGCATTTCTCTTACCAATCTCTCTGCGCCCCCGGTGCGCACGTGAAGGCATCCCGCCGCCGGAATGCGTTTACTTTGGTCGAATTGTTGGTCGTTATCGCGATCATCGGTGTTTTGATCGCCCTGCTGCTGCCAGCCGTGCAACAAGCGCGCGAAGCTGCCCGCCGCATGCAGTGCTCGAACAACCTCAAGCAAATTGGCCTGTCGCTGCACAACTATCACGACACGTATCAAACATTTCCCAGCGGCTTCATGCACGATTCGACCACCAACACGCATTGGTCGTGGGGTGCTTTGCTACTGCCGTTCATGGAACAAAGTGCCATGCATCAGCAGATCGGCGTTACCAAGCAGCGCCTTAGCAACTGTGTTGCGAATAGCGACTGCCTGGCTTTGATTAAAACCCCGATCGATGGTTATCGCTGCCCTTCCGACACGATGCCTGACTTGAACCCTTGGCCGACTTACGGCAGCAATAGCGAGAACATCGCCACGTCGAATTACATTGGTAGCGAAGGGATGGTTCATATCAGTGGCGCCGAGAAGTCGCATGGGATGTTTCACGGAAATAGTGGCATCAAGATGCGGGACGTCATCGACGGTACCAGCAATACGATCTTCGTCGGCGAACGTGACGGGGCTGACACCGATGGTCTGACCAGCGGACGAAACGCTCGCCGCGGCGGTGTTTGGGCAGGCACGATGAACTCGACACGCAAATGGCCGCGAGGCGTGATGGACGTGCTGGCTTCGTTTGCCCAGCCAATGAATCGTCCAACGGTCGCTGGAGCCGACCATAACGCGAAGGGCTTCGGCAGTCTTCACCCCGGTGGTTCGCAGTTTTTGCTGGTCGATGGATCAGTTCGCTTCCTCCCGGAAACCATCGAGTATCGCACGAGCGATTTCTATTGGGACAATCCCGATCCGACTCACTACGACGTGAATAACTTGGGCGTTTATCAACTGCTTGGTGTCCGCAACGACGGTCGCCCAGTTGAGCTCCCTTAG
- the truB gene encoding tRNA pseudouridine(55) synthase TruB — MHGILNINKPAGMTSRDVVNRVQRVVRPAKTGHAGTLDPLATGVLVCPVGHGTKLIEYVQRLPKTYEACFLLGRKSETEDIEGEVTVLDDPPRPELAQLEAVLPQFTGKIQQTPPIFSALKVAGKRAYDLARQGKEVELASREIEVYSLTILAYEYPELRMRIECGSGTYVRSLGRDIAKAVGTETVMSELVRTAIGSFRIEEAIEVTDPMQRDVIESALAPTILAVQELPHVEIGEEEIVRLSQGKMISLDVPKETPEAAAVSRDGGLVAVMVPGKEGMWRTVKNFANDYL; from the coding sequence ATGCACGGAATTCTTAATATTAATAAGCCGGCTGGGATGACGTCTCGCGATGTTGTGAACCGGGTTCAGCGTGTTGTGCGTCCGGCGAAGACTGGGCACGCTGGGACGCTTGATCCGTTGGCGACTGGGGTATTGGTTTGCCCCGTCGGGCACGGCACGAAATTGATCGAGTACGTTCAGCGGCTGCCTAAGACGTACGAGGCCTGCTTTCTGCTGGGGCGAAAAAGCGAAACGGAGGACATCGAGGGGGAGGTCACGGTGTTGGACGATCCGCCTCGGCCTGAGTTGGCTCAGCTTGAAGCCGTCCTGCCGCAGTTCACTGGGAAGATCCAGCAGACGCCGCCGATCTTTTCGGCACTGAAAGTGGCTGGCAAGCGTGCTTACGATTTAGCCCGCCAAGGAAAAGAAGTCGAACTAGCCAGCCGTGAGATCGAAGTCTATTCGCTAACAATTCTTGCCTACGAGTACCCCGAGCTACGTATGCGCATCGAATGTGGCAGCGGGACGTACGTTCGTTCGCTGGGACGCGACATTGCCAAGGCCGTGGGTACGGAAACGGTAATGTCGGAATTGGTGCGAACCGCGATTGGTAGCTTTCGCATTGAAGAAGCGATCGAAGTGACCGACCCTATGCAGCGTGATGTAATTGAGTCGGCGCTCGCGCCAACGATTCTCGCCGTCCAGGAGCTCCCTCATGTTGAAATTGGCGAAGAAGAAATTGTTCGTCTGTCTCAAGGGAAAATGATCTCGCTGGACGTTCCAAAGGAGACGCCAGAAGCGGCGGCGGTTAGTCGCGATGGTGGCCTGGTTGCGGTGATGGTGCCTGGCAAAGAGGGCATGTGGCGGACGGTGAAGAACTTCGCCAACGACTACTTGTAA